The Legionella cincinnatiensis genome includes a region encoding these proteins:
- the prpC gene encoding bifunctional 2-methylcitrate synthase/citrate synthase produces the protein MSVKSGGLAGVVAGQSAICTVGLAGKGLNYRGYSIDDLAEYATFEEVAYLLLYGKLPTQKELTEYTARLVSLRVLPENLKTVLKLIPKNTHPMDVLRTGCSFLGNIEPEEQFSQEHQIADRLLALFPGMMCYWYAWHFQNKEISGLSEEQTTGAHFLSLLHGKRPSKIEAQMMNVSLILYAEHEFNASTFAARVTAATLADFYSAITSAIGTLRGPLHGGANEAAMALIERFKSPDEAETELKKMLINKALIMGFGHRVYTTSDPRSDIIKKWSFRLGEEKSDLQLYHISERIEEVMWNEKKLFPNLDFYSASAYHYCGIPTFLFTPIFVMSRITGWAAHVFEQRANNKLIRPTSEYTGPEPQKFTPIEKRG, from the coding sequence ATGAGTGTTAAAAGCGGCGGCTTAGCCGGTGTTGTTGCGGGTCAATCAGCAATTTGTACAGTTGGGCTAGCAGGGAAAGGTCTTAATTATAGAGGTTATTCAATTGATGATTTAGCGGAGTATGCTACTTTTGAAGAGGTCGCATATTTATTACTCTATGGCAAATTACCTACCCAAAAGGAGTTAACTGAATATACTGCAAGATTGGTTAGTCTTAGAGTATTGCCTGAAAATTTAAAAACAGTACTTAAGTTGATTCCTAAAAATACTCATCCAATGGATGTATTAAGAACAGGATGCTCTTTTTTAGGAAATATTGAGCCAGAGGAGCAATTCTCACAAGAACATCAAATTGCAGATCGCTTGTTAGCTTTGTTTCCAGGAATGATGTGTTATTGGTATGCATGGCACTTTCAGAACAAAGAGATATCTGGTTTGAGTGAGGAACAAACAACAGGAGCACATTTCCTCTCATTGCTGCATGGTAAAAGACCAAGTAAAATAGAAGCTCAGATGATGAATGTATCTTTGATTTTATATGCTGAGCATGAGTTTAATGCATCAACCTTTGCGGCACGTGTGACTGCTGCAACGCTTGCTGATTTTTATTCAGCAATCACTAGTGCTATAGGTACATTGCGAGGTCCTTTGCACGGCGGTGCTAACGAAGCAGCAATGGCGCTTATAGAGCGATTTAAGAGTCCTGATGAAGCAGAAACTGAATTGAAAAAAATGCTAATCAACAAAGCGCTCATTATGGGATTTGGTCATAGAGTATATACAACGAGTGATCCTCGCTCTGATATTATTAAAAAATGGTCATTTCGTTTAGGTGAAGAGAAAAGCGATCTTCAGTTGTATCATATTTCAGAACGAATTGAAGAAGTGATGTGGAATGAGAAGAAGCTATTCCCCAACTTAGATTTCTACAGTGCCTCAGCATATCATTATTGCGGCATTCCTACTTTCTTATTCACCCCAATTTTTGTAATGTCTCGTATTACAGGTTGGGCTGCACATGTATTTGAACAAAGAGCAAATAATAAACTTATAAGACCTACTTCTGAGTATACTGGACCAGAACCTCAAAAGTTCACTCCAATAGAGAAAAGGGGTTAA